GAGCAGGTCGGAGATGAGCACCACGAGGCCGCGCCGTTCGAGCAGCCGCGCGGCCTGTTCGAGGGCGGCGGGGGCGCTGGATGCGCGGCCGGCGCCGGCGTCGTCGAGCGCGGCGACGATCCGCCGCCACTGGCCGTGGCGCCCGCGTGGCGGAACGGCGGTGCGCACGCGGTCGTCGAAGCGCACCAGCCCCACGGCGTCGCGCTGCCGGAGCAGCAGCAAGGCGATGGACGCCGCGACGATCTCGGCGTAGGCCAGCTTGGTGAGCCGGGCCGTGTCGCGCGCACCGAACGCGCCGAGCTGGGCGCCGCTCCAGACCATGGAGCGGCTGACGTCGAGCACGACCGTGGCGCGGAGGTTGGTCTCTTCCTCGTACTGCTTGATGACCAGGCGGTCGGCGCGGGCGGCGATCTTCCAGTCCACGTGGCGCAGGTCGTCGCCGGGCAGATAGGGGCGGTACTCGGCGAACTCCACCGAGAATCCCTTGCGGGGCGAGCGATGGAGGCCGGCCATGAACCCGTCCACCACCCAGCGGGCAACGATTTCCACGTGGCCGAGCGCCGCGAGATGCGCGGGGTCCAGCAGGTCGGCGCGCGTGGCGTGGGCAGTGTCCATCGGGTCGCGAAAGCTAGACGGCGCGGCGGGATGGGTCAAATGGAGCGGGGCGTTTTCGGGCGCGTGTGCGGAGCATCAAGAACGCAGGGTTTCGCGCGGATGCTCCGGATGGGAGGGATGCTCCGGATCGAAGAACTCAGGGTGTGCTTGGCCGGGAGAGCTTCGTGCCCGGTGCACCCCTGGCGCACCGATCTTGCCCCCGCAGCCCCCAAGCAGTTGGAGTTATCAGGAGCATCGGTCCAATCCGGAGCATCGGGATGAACCCCTGGGCTCTGGATGCCCGCCCGGCGCAATGATGCGCGCCGCGGTGATTTGCTGGCATGATCCGCGAGCCCTCCCGCGATTTTGGGGCATGACCCGCGAACCTCTGCTCCGCGAAGAAGTCACCGGCTCGGTGATCGGCGCCTTTTTCGAGGTCTACAACACCCTCGGCTTCGGCTTTCTGGAGCACCTGTATGTCATGGCCCTGGAACGCGAACTGCGCGCCCGAGGACATCGGGTGAGTCGCGAGGTGTATGTGCCCGTGAGCTACAAGGGTGATCTCCTGGGCAAGCAGCGTCTCGACATGATCGTGGACGACGCGGTGGTGGTGGAGACCAAGTCCACGTACGAGCTGCACCGGGCCGCCACGCGGCAGGTGTACAACTATCTGCGCGCCACCGCCCTCGAGGTCGGACTGGTGCTGCATTTTGGCCCCACGCCAAAGTTCTACCGGATCGTTGGTCCGCAGAGCCGGCGTTCAGACGGGGATCCAGAACGGAGTGGTTCGCCCGGATGCTCCTGATTCAACGGATGCTCCGGATCTCGAAACCATGGGGGGCTTGGCGGGGAGATGTTCGTGGCCGCTGCAGCCGCGGCGCGGTGGGAAGACGCTGCCCCGGCAAACCGGGTCTCCCCTCGGCAACCCCCAAGAGTTGCAGTTATCGGGAGCATCAGTTCGATCCGGAGCCATCCGGCTGAACCCCCGGGTTCTGGATGCCCGCAGAGCGCGCCGCGCGACCGGCGCAGCTTGGATCGACCGCCCGGCCCGACTAACTTTGATGGTTACCCATCGCGCGCTCGGCTTCGCGTCGTGCGACCGCCGCGCATCGTGTTGTCGTCGCCAGCATCGAGCATCGTGGATCTCTCGCTCATCCGCAATTTCTGCATCGTCGCGCACATCGATCACGGCAAGTCCACGCTCGCGGACCGGCTGATCGAAGCCACCGGCATGCTGCAGAAGCGGGAGATGAAGCAGCAGGTGCTGGACACGCTCGATCTGGAGCGGGAGCGCGGCATCACGATCAAGCTCAACGCCGTGCGGATGTCGTACACGGCGCGCGACGGCAAGACGTACGAGCTGAACCTGATCGACACGCCGGGCCACGTGGATTTCACGTACGAGGTGTCGCGCTCGCTCAACGCCTGCGAGGGCGCGATCCTGGTGGTGGACGCGTCGCAGGGCATCCAGGCGCAGACGTTGTCGAATCTCTTCCTGGCCATGGACGCCGGGCTCGAGATCCTGCCCGTGCTCAACAAGATCGACCTTCCGGGCGCCGAGCCCGAGCGGCGCAAGCAGGAGGTGCACGATCTGATCGGCGCCGACCCCGACGAGATCCTGCTGGTGAGCGCCAAGGAAGGCATCGGCGTGCCCGAGCTGCTGGAGGAGATCGTGAAGCGGGTGCCGCCGCCCAAGGGCGACCGCGACGGCCCGCTGCGCGCGCTGATCTTCGACTCGTACTACGACCGCTACCGCGGCGCCATTCCCAGCGTGCGCGTGGTGGACGGCGTGCTCAAGCCCGGCATGAAGATCTTCTTTGCCAGCGGCAGTCGCGACGCGTACGAGGTGGCCGAGGTGGGCGTGAACCAGCTGCGCCAGGTGGAGACCGACTCGCTCGGACCGGGCGAGGTGGGCTACGTGGTGGCCAACGTGCGGTCGGTGAAGGAGACGCGGGCCGGCGACACGGTGATGGACTTCGAGCACCCCGCGGCGCAGGCGCTGCCGGGTTACCGGGACGTGCACTCGATGGTGTTCTCGGGGCTCTACCCCACCGACACCCAGCAGTACGAGACGCTGCGCGACGCGCTGGACAAACTCGTGCTCAACGACGCGTCGCTGCACTTCGAGCCCGAGTCGTCGATCGCGCTCGGGTTCGGCTTCCGCTGCGGATTCCTGGGGCTGCTGCACATGGACATCGTGCAGGAGCGGCTGGAGCGCGAGTTCGATCTGGATCTGATCACCACCGTGCCCAACGTGGAGTACCACGTGTACCACACCGACGGCACCATGGAGCTGATCGAGAATCCGTCCAAGATGCCGGCCCCGGGCGTGATCGGGCGCATCGAGGAGCCGTACGTGAAGGCGCGCATCATGGCTCCGGCCGATTACATCGGCCCGATCATGTCGCTGGGCAACGAGCGGCGGGGCGTGTACAAGAACATGACGTACCTGGACCAGTCGCGCGTGGAGTTCGACTGGGAATTCCCGCTCGCCGAGATCATCCTCGACTTCTTCGACCGTCTCAAGACCATCAGCCGCGGGTACGCGTCGCTGGACTACGAGATGCTCGACTACCGGCCCAGCGACCTCGTGAAGCTGGACATGCTCATCAACGGCGACGCCGTGGACGCGTTCTCGGTGATCATCCACCGCGACAAGGCATACGAGTGGGGCCGCAAGATCGCCGACAAGCTCAAGGAACTGATCCCGCGCCAACTGTTCGAGGTGGCCATCCAGGCGGCCATCGGCACCAAGATCATCGCCCGCACGTCGGTGAAGGCGCTGCGCAAGGACGTGCTGGCCAAGTGCTACGGCGGCGACATCAGCCGCAAACGCAAGCTCCTCGAGAAGCAGAAAGAGGGCAAGAAGCGCATGAAGCAGGTGGGCGCCGTGGAGATCCCGCAGGAAGCGTTCCTGGCCGTGCTGCAGGTGGATTAGCGGGGTGTGGCTGGCCGGCCTCCAGAACCGAGGGGATCGGCCGGAGGCTCCGGATCGCACGGATGCTCCCGATCAACTGCCAGTGCTTTGGGGGGCTCCGGAGGGGAGAGTCGGTTCGCCGGGGCTCCGGTGATCACGAAGATCTCGCCGCCGAAGCCCCCGAGTTATTCATCCGGAGGATCCG
This genomic interval from Gemmatimonadaceae bacterium contains the following:
- the lepA gene encoding translation elongation factor 4, which translates into the protein MRPPRIVLSSPASSIVDLSLIRNFCIVAHIDHGKSTLADRLIEATGMLQKREMKQQVLDTLDLERERGITIKLNAVRMSYTARDGKTYELNLIDTPGHVDFTYEVSRSLNACEGAILVVDASQGIQAQTLSNLFLAMDAGLEILPVLNKIDLPGAEPERRKQEVHDLIGADPDEILLVSAKEGIGVPELLEEIVKRVPPPKGDRDGPLRALIFDSYYDRYRGAIPSVRVVDGVLKPGMKIFFASGSRDAYEVAEVGVNQLRQVETDSLGPGEVGYVVANVRSVKETRAGDTVMDFEHPAAQALPGYRDVHSMVFSGLYPTDTQQYETLRDALDKLVLNDASLHFEPESSIALGFGFRCGFLGLLHMDIVQERLEREFDLDLITTVPNVEYHVYHTDGTMELIENPSKMPAPGVIGRIEEPYVKARIMAPADYIGPIMSLGNERRGVYKNMTYLDQSRVEFDWEFPLAEIILDFFDRLKTISRGYASLDYEMLDYRPSDLVKLDMLINGDAVDAFSVIIHRDKAYEWGRKIADKLKELIPRQLFEVAIQAAIGTKIIARTSVKALRKDVLAKCYGGDISRKRKLLEKQKEGKKRMKQVGAVEIPQEAFLAVLQVD
- a CDS encoding GxxExxY protein — its product is MTREPLLREEVTGSVIGAFFEVYNTLGFGFLEHLYVMALERELRARGHRVSREVYVPVSYKGDLLGKQRLDMIVDDAVVVETKSTYELHRAATRQVYNYLRATALEVGLVLHFGPTPKFYRIVGPQSRRSDGDPERSGSPGCS
- a CDS encoding DUF58 domain-containing protein, which gives rise to MDTAHATRADLLDPAHLAALGHVEIVARWVVDGFMAGLHRSPRKGFSVEFAEYRPYLPGDDLRHVDWKIAARADRLVIKQYEEETNLRATVVLDVSRSMVWSGAQLGAFGARDTARLTKLAYAEIVAASIALLLLRQRDAVGLVRFDDRVRTAVPPRGRHGQWRRIVAALDDAGAGRASSAPAALEQAARLLERRGLVVLISDLL